Proteins encoded within one genomic window of Fibrobacter sp. UWB16:
- a CDS encoding fimbrial protein: MKNAFNTILILTVVGFIALIAGALYFGAPAFGWIIMIAIMAVYLVEQFSAIRKMKQIIAEDEVIDSCEKGNAYPEPGTGVVAKRIELAKRLLQKNIRLDSPIAFDVLSSGSSIPLNRSVGSTVILLGLMGTFFGLMQSVATAGGAIDNSTTQGTLDTIQVLFQNMKGIFGTSLCGLFAALILSASRTVLSSKRDEFMAHLDTFTLDMQEDESAEGVIEEDKNELERLFESVEKNLSVIASSVKEGLAGVVSMVGEELSAMTSKLNQDVVDSVQKVSTEMTSSIKTVNDSLAGAVANMNESTQKFGELVGASVTNAFSPINENIGALSKSVEAIPSKLDDKLNGISAALNASLDGLSSGVKSSLDGVSGNVETALSKVASEVKAGLDGVAADVKAGLQDVAKGTMDVAYLTKDAMDEASKSIGDSVAEQVKQSSEQWADFMQRLEDKTTANVDSQREGLETLKNVALQVAEKAQAGSAELSQNVSEKLGALSSDILGAFQKLSETSSVLLEAQKALTESIDNRVVKEKEATDALGGNIVETAELMRVNQSELSANLEMLRSGLETILEKLSGDTAEHEEEDNFVEHLNQSLEAFHERASEVLMENAVKTQEILLEVLEQTQRSAIPAQPKAEG; this comes from the coding sequence ATGAAAAATGCATTCAATACGATTCTTATTTTGACGGTGGTGGGTTTTATAGCCCTTATCGCAGGCGCTCTTTACTTTGGCGCCCCGGCATTTGGTTGGATCATCATGATCGCCATCATGGCTGTTTACTTGGTGGAGCAATTTTCTGCCATCCGCAAGATGAAGCAGATTATCGCCGAAGACGAAGTTATCGATTCTTGCGAAAAAGGGAACGCTTATCCGGAGCCGGGAACGGGCGTTGTCGCGAAGAGAATTGAACTTGCAAAGCGTTTGTTGCAAAAGAACATCCGCCTGGATTCCCCGATTGCGTTTGACGTGCTTTCGTCGGGTTCTTCGATTCCGCTCAACCGCAGCGTGGGTTCGACGGTCATTCTCCTTGGCCTTATGGGTACGTTCTTCGGCCTTATGCAGTCTGTGGCAACCGCTGGTGGTGCAATTGACAATTCCACGACGCAGGGCACGCTCGATACGATTCAGGTGCTCTTCCAGAACATGAAGGGCATTTTCGGTACTAGCCTTTGTGGTTTGTTTGCCGCTTTGATTTTGAGCGCTAGCCGCACGGTACTCAGCTCCAAGCGCGATGAATTCATGGCGCACCTCGATACATTCACGCTAGACATGCAAGAAGACGAAAGCGCAGAAGGCGTGATTGAAGAAGACAAGAACGAACTCGAACGCCTCTTTGAATCTGTCGAAAAGAATTTGTCCGTGATTGCATCTTCCGTGAAGGAAGGCTTGGCTGGTGTTGTTTCGATGGTGGGCGAGGAACTCTCTGCCATGACTTCGAAGCTGAACCAAGATGTCGTTGATTCTGTCCAGAAGGTTTCTACTGAAATGACCTCTTCTATTAAGACGGTCAACGATTCTCTCGCTGGTGCTGTGGCGAATATGAATGAATCGACGCAGAAGTTTGGCGAACTCGTTGGCGCTTCTGTGACGAACGCCTTTAGCCCGATTAACGAAAATATCGGTGCGCTCTCCAAGTCCGTTGAGGCAATCCCGTCGAAGCTCGACGATAAGCTTAATGGCATTTCTGCTGCCTTGAACGCAAGCCTCGATGGTCTTTCTTCAGGCGTTAAGTCTTCGCTTGATGGAGTTTCTGGCAATGTGGAAACCGCACTTTCTAAGGTCGCCTCTGAAGTTAAAGCAGGCCTCGACGGCGTTGCTGCTGATGTTAAGGCTGGCCTTCAGGATGTGGCGAAGGGCACGATGGATGTGGCATACCTTACTAAGGATGCTATGGACGAAGCTTCTAAGAGCATCGGTGATTCCGTTGCCGAACAGGTCAAGCAGTCTAGCGAACAGTGGGCCGACTTTATGCAGCGTCTCGAAGACAAGACGACTGCCAACGTGGATTCTCAGCGCGAAGGTCTCGAAACGCTCAAGAACGTGGCTCTCCAGGTTGCCGAAAAGGCTCAGGCGGGTTCTGCAGAACTTTCGCAGAATGTCTCCGAAAAGCTCGGCGCCCTTTCCTCCGACATTCTCGGCGCTTTCCAGAAACTTTCCGAAACGTCAAGCGTGCTTCTCGAAGCTCAAAAAGCTCTCACCGAAAGCATCGACAACCGCGTGGTCAAGGAAAAAGAAGCCACGGACGCTCTTGGCGGAAATATTGTGGAAACCGCAGAACTTATGCGCGTGAACCAGTCCGAACTCAGCGCCAATCTCGAAATGTTGCGTAGCGGCCTTGAAACGATTCTCGAAAAGCTCTCCGGCGATACCGCAGAACACGAAGAAGAAGACAACTTTGTTGAACACCTCAACCAGTCTCTTGAAGCCTTCCACGAACGCGCAAGCGAAGTGCTCATGGAAAATGCGGTCAAGACTCAGGAAATCTTGCTCGAAGTGCTCGAACAGACACAGCGTTCTGCAATCCCTGCTCAACCTAAAGCTGAAGGTTAA
- a CDS encoding OmpA family protein gives MRRNRDENSNPWMAYTDLGVALVSLFILAFVAMATLKEQKAEDLTRTEEEVLSCQEQMRKIAAERNALLSKSLQTSIEAGLIALEDGKIQIQASFLFPINGANLTKEGEGVIRGISKGLLEALDSTDVIMVSGFTDDIPFSGSTSYTNWNLSTERAVNVVKMLVKMGFPPDRLFAAGFGEHRPKYPNDSEEHRRLNRRVEIGVTPLQSNKTAEVTP, from the coding sequence ATGCGTCGCAATAGAGACGAAAATAGCAATCCATGGATGGCGTACACGGACTTGGGCGTGGCCCTCGTTTCGCTCTTTATCCTTGCGTTTGTGGCGATGGCGACCCTCAAGGAACAAAAAGCGGAAGACCTCACGCGTACCGAAGAAGAAGTGCTCAGCTGCCAGGAACAGATGCGTAAGATTGCGGCAGAACGCAATGCGCTTTTGTCCAAGAGCTTGCAGACCTCCATCGAAGCAGGCCTTATCGCGCTCGAAGATGGCAAAATCCAGATCCAGGCGAGTTTCCTTTTCCCGATTAACGGCGCAAACCTCACCAAGGAAGGCGAGGGCGTGATTCGCGGCATCAGCAAGGGGCTTTTGGAAGCGCTTGATTCTACGGACGTGATCATGGTGAGTGGCTTTACGGACGATATTCCGTTTAGCGGTTCGACATCCTATACGAACTGGAATCTTTCTACAGAACGTGCCGTGAACGTGGTCAAGATGCTCGTGAAAATGGGCTTCCCGCCCGATAGACTCTTTGCAGCAGGCTTTGGCGAACACCGCCCGAAATACCCGAACGACAGCGAAGAACATCGCCGTTTGAACCGTCGCGTGGAAATCGGTGTGACCCCGCTCCAGTCCAACAAAACAGCTGAGGTGACGCCCTAA
- the argH gene encoding argininosuccinate lyase, whose translation MAKKKDTQTNMWTGRFASGMAQSMVDLSFSLQFDAELIEEDIEGSIGHGKGLVESGVLSKADYKKICDGLKSILDDYHAGKNLWCDSDEDIHMAVERVLTERIGALGKKIHTGRSRNDQVCTDFKLYMRHRAAEIRALEIELMETVLDLSKKYFGKMMPGYTHLQQAQPIYFSHYLMSMFFAVSRDVKRLDNFLELHSQLPLGSGAMAGSAFPYHRALVAEALGFKDVSPNSIDAVSHRDMMLEFEADLAIIANTMSRYAEDFVNWSSCEFGFLTLHDAFSSGSSMMPQKKNPDSMELIRGKSGRMLGNFTALYTLVKGAPLSYSRDLQEDKEPVFDSVHNVKVILRVMKEALETARFNFETMHAKMLPALLATDLADLLVEAGVPFRDAHHVVGSLVGDAARQGKQFTELSDEAWAAAGVPDVAKMKKTLTFEYSVSKRNIEGGTGPKSVKQQFTKAAALLKKLKK comes from the coding sequence ATGGCTAAGAAGAAAGATACCCAGACTAACATGTGGACGGGCCGCTTTGCTAGTGGCATGGCTCAGAGCATGGTCGATTTAAGTTTCAGCTTGCAGTTTGATGCGGAACTCATCGAAGAAGATATCGAAGGAAGCATCGGACATGGCAAGGGTCTTGTTGAATCTGGAGTTCTTTCTAAAGCTGACTACAAGAAGATTTGCGATGGCCTCAAGAGCATCCTCGACGACTACCACGCCGGCAAGAACCTCTGGTGCGATAGCGACGAAGACATCCACATGGCTGTGGAACGCGTGCTCACGGAACGCATCGGCGCACTCGGCAAGAAGATTCACACGGGCCGTAGCCGCAATGACCAGGTCTGCACGGACTTCAAGCTTTACATGCGTCATCGCGCTGCAGAAATCCGCGCCCTCGAAATTGAACTTATGGAAACGGTTTTGGACCTTTCCAAGAAGTACTTTGGCAAGATGATGCCGGGCTACACACACTTGCAGCAGGCACAGCCGATTTACTTTAGCCATTACCTCATGAGCATGTTCTTTGCCGTGAGCCGTGACGTGAAGCGTCTTGACAACTTCTTGGAATTGCATAGCCAACTCCCGCTTGGCAGTGGCGCTATGGCCGGTTCGGCATTCCCGTACCACCGCGCACTCGTTGCTGAAGCACTCGGTTTCAAGGACGTGAGCCCAAACAGCATTGATGCCGTGAGCCATCGCGACATGATGCTCGAATTCGAGGCGGACCTCGCCATCATCGCGAACACAATGAGCCGCTACGCCGAAGACTTTGTAAACTGGAGCTCTTGCGAATTTGGCTTCCTTACATTGCACGATGCATTCTCCAGCGGTTCTTCGATGATGCCGCAGAAGAAGAATCCAGACTCCATGGAACTGATCCGCGGAAAGTCTGGCCGTATGCTCGGAAACTTCACCGCACTTTACACGCTCGTGAAGGGCGCTCCGCTCAGCTACAGCCGCGACTTGCAAGAAGACAAGGAACCGGTATTCGATAGCGTCCACAACGTGAAGGTGATTCTCCGCGTGATGAAGGAAGCTTTGGAAACGGCTCGTTTCAACTTCGAGACAATGCACGCCAAGATGCTTCCGGCACTCCTTGCAACCGATCTTGCAGATTTGCTCGTGGAAGCTGGTGTTCCGTTCCGCGACGCCCACCACGTCGTGGGAAGCCTCGTCGGCGATGCAGCACGCCAGGGCAAGCAGTTTACGGAACTTTCTGACGAGGCTTGGGCCGCCGCTGGCGTCCCGGACGTCGCCAAGATGAAGAAGACGCTTACGTTCGAATACAGCGTCAGCAAGCGCAACATTGAAGGCGGTACGGGTCCGAAGTCCGTGAAGCAGCAGTTCACGAAGGCTGCAGCTCTTCTCAAGAAGCTCAAGAAATAA